In the genome of Capra hircus breed San Clemente chromosome 17, ASM170441v1, whole genome shotgun sequence, one region contains:
- the SLC25A31 gene encoding ADP/ATP translocase 4: MQREPPKKRQEKKVEKRLFDATSFGKDLLAGGVAAAVSKTTVAPIERVKLLLQVQASSKQISPEAQYKGIVDCLVRIPREQGFLSYWRGNLANVIRYFPTQALNFAFKDKYKQLFMSGVNKEKQFWRWFLANLASGGAAGATSLCVVYPLDFARTRLGADIGKGPEERQFKGLGDCIMKIAKSDGIVGLYQGFGVSVQGIIVYRASYFGAYDTVKGLLPKPKETPFLVSFFIAQVVTTCSGILSYPFDTVRRRMMMQSGEAERQYKGTLDCFMKIYQQEGIGAFFRGAFSNILRGTGGALVLVLYDKIKDLLNIDIGGSSAGD, encoded by the exons ATGCAGCGTGAACCTCCGAagaagaggcaggagaagaaggtggaaAAGCGGCTTTTTGACGCCACATCCTTCGGGAAGGACCTGCTGGCAGGCGGGGTGGCGGCGGCTGTGTCCAAGACGACGGTGGCGCCCATCGAGCGTGTGAAGCTGCTGCTGCAGGTCCAGGCGTCGTCCAAGCAGATCAGCCCCGAGGCGCAGTACAAAGGCATCGTGGACTGCCTGGTGCGGATTCCTCGTGAGCAAG GTTTCCTCAGTTATTGGCGTGGCAATTTGGCAAATGTTATCCGGTATTTTCCAACACAAGCTCTAAACTTTGCTTTCAAAGACAAATACAAACAACTGTTCATGTCTGGAGTTAATAAAGAAAAACag TTCTGGAGGTGGTTTTTGGCAAACCTGGCTTCTGGTGGAGCTGCTGGGGCAACATCGTTATGTGTAGTTTACCCACTAGATTTTGCCCGAACCCGATTAGGTGCTGATATTGGAAAAG GTCCTGAAGAGCGACAGTTCAAGGGTTTAGGTGACTGTATTATGAAAATAGCAAAATCAGATGGAATTGTTGGTTTATACCAAGGGTTTGGTGTTTCAGTTCAAGGCATCATTGTGTACCGAGCTTCTTATTTTGGAGCTTATGACACAGTTAAG ggCTTATTACCAAAACCAAAGGAAACACCTtttcttgtctcctttttcattgctCAAGTTGTGACTACATGCTCTGGAATACTCTCTTATCCCTTTGACACAGTTAGAAGACGTATGATGATGCAg AGTGGTGAGGCTGAACGGCAATATAAAGGAACTTTAGACTGTTTTATGAAGATATACCAACAGGAAGGAATTGGTGCATTTTTTCGTGGTGCCTTCTCCAACATCCTTCGTGGTACAGGGGGTGCCTTGGTCTTGGTATTGTATGATAAAATTAAAGACCTCCTTAATATTGATATTGGAGGTAGTTCAGCAGGCGATTAA